The genomic region AGGTAAATCCAAACCCCTCTTCTCCCTCCCCCAAAATCAATTTTCCAAAATTCTACTATGACTTCTTCTCTATCTAATCTTATAATAATAACGAATTCAATTTTTTGTTCCCAATTTCGCCTCAGCTTCTCCTCCGAGCCCTAACAATGGCGGCTGACCCCTCCGACGAGGCCAAGCACATCGAGAAGCTCTACGAGTTCGGCGAGCGCCTCAATGAGTCCAAGGACAAGTCCCAGGTCCTCTTCAATTTTCGATTGGTTACCCTGAAATTTTCCAGTTTCTAGGGTTAGGGTTAGGGTTTCGGGTTTTGGAGTAATGGGGGTTTTTATTGTGTGTGGTTTCAGAACGTGGAGGACTACCAGGGGATTATAAGTGCGGCAAAGACGAGCATGAAGGCCAAGCAGCTCGCTGCACAGCTTATTCCCAGGTTCTTCAAGTTCTTCCCCGCGCTTTCGTCGCCGGCGATTGACACTCACCTTGATTTGATTGAAGAAGAAGAGCTTGGGGTTAGTTAATTTTGTATTGCACAGCTTAAATAGATGAAAATTTTCATTCATTGAGTTTGTAGTGACAGTAGGTGTTAGCTATCTGTACATGGTACCTGGAAAATTGTGGTATTATTGTTTGGAAAAAGTAGTTGTTGTGTGTTTAAACGGATGAGCAGCGACATAGTTGTAGATATGTGTATCATTATTGCTGGACTAACTGTCATTTTGGTTGTATGGATTGTGCAATTTGGTTCTATGTCTGACTTTTTGATCATTGTAATGTGCAGGTTCGAGTGCAAGCTATTCGGGGGCTTCCCCTTTTCTGCAAGGACACCCCTGAACACATCTCGAAGATTGTTGACATTCTTGTGCAACTCCTTCACGCTGGTAAACTTTTGTTTTTGTTCTTTGTGGTGGTTCGTGATCCAGGAATATATTGATTTCTTTATATAAATCTGATGTTTGTTTCTGATGATGCTTTTCAGATGAGTTTGTGGAGCGTGATGCTGTGCATAAGGCTCTTATGGCTCTTTTGAGGCAGGATGTGAAAGGTACATACCATCTGTTTCTGAATTACTGAAATGGTTTTTTTTTATTGAATAAATTGGATATAAGCCATGTCTTTTGATTGTAGAATGAAGTTCAAATGCATAGAGAAATGAAACACAATAATTTATACAAAATCTTCATGTTATATATAATTGAATACTGCAAGTAATGTATGCATGCTAATGGTGAATGATATGTAAGCATCATGTCTATTCAAGAGTGTCGTAAAACTTTTGTTGTCAGAATTATCATACTTGGCCCATAATACTATGTTAAATAACTCTGATCTTAATCTGGTAGCCTATGTTGCATTTTGAACTATTTTGGCCCAGGCGGCCAGTATTTCGGTCCAGGCGGCCAGTATTTCGGCTTAGGCCAAAATAGTTCAGAATGCAACTTAGGCTACCAGATTAAGATAAGAGTTGATTTACTAAGCTGCCTCGGCACGTTTTCCTGTCATACCCATCAATTGTGAGTGGACTGATATACTAATATTCAAGAGGCTTTCTATGGTGTGTGTGTGTTTCAACTTGTATTTCAGCGGGTAGATATCATATAGTCTCTAAACCTTACTTCAAACTATATTTAGCTTTATATTTGAAGAACATTTTAGGATAAAAATGTGACTATTTTATGGTTTCCCATTGAATATTTGTTTAGCTTAATCCACTTACTGTTGCGTTCCTGATTTATGAAAATTCTCAATAATTCTCTGTCGTGATATATCTCGCCTTCTTGAATGTGCAGCTTCTTTGACAGCCTTGTTCAAGCACATTGGAAGTGTTGATGAACCAAGCCAAGATGATATTATTCGTGAGAAAGTCCTAAGCTTCATCAGAGATAAGGTTAGAAGACAACTTTGAGTAATGCCCCAGTAGAATAGCATGAATGTTATCATGAATCTCGTTATGTTAACAAATGTTAAAAATTCTCAATTGTAGGTATTTCCTATTAAAGCTGAAGTTTTGAAGCCTCAGGAGGAAATGGAGAGGCATATTACTGACTTAATAAAAAAGGTGTGTTCATGTTTTTCAGTTAAGTACATGTGCAACTTTAGAGGTGCCATTTCTCTCCATAGTAGCGTGTGCAACTGTGCAAGTCACCTAGAGCTTTTGGTTGCCATGCTGTCAGTTCAGTATGATATATGGTTCTTTTTTCTTATGTTACCAAGTAGGAAAAAACCATGTGAAAATTATGATTCTTTTTACCATTCTTTTTTAAGGTAGTTGATGTATGACTAATTTGATGAGTTCAAATGCAGAGTTTAGAAGATGTAACTGGAGCAGAATTTAGAATGTTCATGGACTTCTTAAAAGGTTTGAGCATCTTTGGGGACAAAGCTCTGAAAGAACGGATGGTAGAACTTATTGGAATTATTGAAGGACAAGCTGATTTAGATGCTCAATTCAATGTAAGTTCTAGTTTAACTGTCTCGGTTTAAAGAATATGAAATGAAGTGGCTACAAAGCAAGTTCATCCTGCAATTTTTACTGCCAATAAGTAATGTGGAGCGAGTAATGTGCTACTTTGATTGACCAATAAACCTTAAGATGATTTCCCTTATTTTCTCATCCCCAAGTGAAAGGCATCAAATAAGACTTAGGACTAGGCAAATACCAAGACTTAGGATGATAAAGACTTGGCTGGAGGAAAGGCTCTTGATTTCTAATAAATCATACTACCCTGAATCACTAGAAGTGGTCGAAAACAAAAGTGAGGCTGATGGAAGTAACAGCGGCATATCTTAGAACCATGTCTATTCTACTTTCTCTTAAGATCATAGTTGGTTGTCTAAGTTGTATGTTTTTGTTAATCATTATGGTCTTTTAACAACTTCAGTGCAAAATGATTGGCATACAGGTTTCAGACGCAGACCATATTGACAGGTTGATATCTTGCCTATTTATGGCTCTGCCATTTATTGTGGTATGTCATCTGCTATCATGGAATTCTCCCTTTATTATTGTAGTTGATGTTTAATGTTTCCGAGAATAACCTTGTGTATTCAATTCATGTGTCTTATATAGAGAGGGGCATCAAGCAGCAAATTCCTCAACTATCTGAACAAACACATCCTTCCTGTTTCGGATAAGGTAACATCTACACTCTTTAACTTTTTGGTATACCCTTTGAGCATGCATGCTGCGTTTCTTGGATAACCAGTTTTTAATATAGTTTTCATAGATTGCACTGAAGGTAACATGCTTGTAGAGCAGTTTATTATGTATGCTAAATCTATGTATAACATGTGGAATATATAATAAACACGCACATTGATATAGTTTTTGTGTAATCAATTTTAGTATAACTTTCCCCTATATACTTCGTATAATGAACAAGAGGTTGTATTACTCTAGTGCTGGTCTTGTTTTGCCTCCTTTTACTTTGTGTTCTTGAATTCATACTCGATTACTGAAATAGAGTTGGATGTGCCGTTATTATCCATATCAAGCAAAATACTTTTTACATATACCTAAGTTCTTTTCTTATACTCTTCTTTTTTGCTACTCTTCAGTTACGAGTACGTAGATATGGAAATATGTTTGTATTTCAAATGTAGAGCAGATAATTATGTATGCTATATCTATTTGTTACATGTGGAATATATTGTACACACACGCGCATAGATATAGTTATATGTATAATCAATTTCACTATAAGGTTCCCCTATATACTTGGTATAATAAACAAGAGGTTGTTTTACTCTAGCGCTGGTATTGTTTTGTCTCCTTTTACTTGTGTTCTTAAATTCATACTCAATTATTTAAATGCACTTTAAAGTGCCGTTTTTCCATCTCAAGCCTAAAGTTTTTACATATACCTAAGTTCTTACCAATACTCTTCTTTTTTGCTACTCTTTAGTTATGAGTATGTAGAAGTGGCGCTAAATTCTGAAGTGAAACAAGGGAAAGTATGGTGAATAGGAATAGGAAAATTATATGACAAATATAGTAGTGTACCTTTAATGATAAAAATGTAACACATCTCAGTCTTTTTGTAGTGTTTTTTTTTGTAGAATACTTAATAGTGTTTCTACTGCTGTCTTTATGGTTTTTTCTTTTTGTCAAACCCAAGATGCCCATTCTCACATTTTTTTTTTCCATCAGCTTCCTGATGAACGAAGGCTAGATTTGCTCAAGGCCCTTGCAGAAGTTGCACCATTCACCACACCACAAGATTCACGTCAGATTCTTCCTTCTGTGGTTCAGCTGTTAAAGGTATTATAAAACTAGAACTTTGATCATTATGCTTCATTGCTTTTTGTCTATTATCAATTAATAATATTCTTTAGTTTAAAAAAAATTAAAAAATACATAAATAATATTCTTTTGTTCTCTTTTCAGAAAAACATGCCCCGGAGAAAGACTGGAGAGGAGTTCAATTTCACTTATGTCGAATGCTTGTTGTACACATTTCACCATCTTGCTCACAAGGTTTTGATTTATGGTCGACACTTTTTGTCAATACCTATGAATCAATCATTATCATGTCATTCTTACGTGATTGCTTTGTTGTATAGGTTCCAAATGCTACCAACAGTTTATGCGGTTACAAGATAGTAACTGGACAACCATCGGATAGGCTTGGTGAGGACTTCACAGAACAGTATAAGGAGTTCACAGAGAGGTATCTTCTCTTTCATATGTAGTTTATTGCATAGTCTAGGTTGTGCCATCCTTTATTTCATCCATTAAAAAGGATTGACCTTTAATTGTCATGTGGTTTATTCTTTTCAAATTTAGCCATACAAGTTGGCATATATTTGTTGTTGCACCTTTGTGTCTGAAACTGCTATTGGTTGATTCACAGGTTGAGTTACGTGGAGGAGTTAACTAGGGCTACCATGAAGAAATTAACACAGGGGATGGCCGAAAAGAACAAGGCGATGGCAGCTGCAAAATCTGATGAAGCAAAGGATACCATTGTGAGTAAATTATGAGGAGATTTCAGTGTGTTCTGGAGATTTTCTAATAGACATTATTTTAAAAAGTTTGTTTGATGGTGTGCAGAAAACTGAAAAGCAGAATACTACAACTGGGTTGCGAACCTGCAACAACATATTGGCAATGACAAAGGTGAATGGAATGATATGTCAGAGAATTTTGGGATACATAGTTACAAATACATGAACATTCTAACTAATCTTTGAATAATTTCATATTTTTAGGCACTGCATTCAAAAGCACCTTCGTTTATTGGTGACAAGAGCATCAACCTATCTTGGAAAGAAGTGCCAAAACCTGCTGTGACTTCAAGCACACCTGCCACAGGGTAAGAAGAATCTTTGTGAGCCATCTTTCTGGCTCTCCTTTTTCTTGGTATAAATATTCCCTTTATTCTGTGAATAGCTCTTGCATTTGTTCAACTTTGGGCTTTATTATTATTTTAAGAGAGGTTAGGATAAGACAACCTTTGTTATTGCTTCTGCCAACAGAAAATGAAACTTGAGTAAATTTTTCATTGCTTCTATATTGTATAAATCTGTTATGCACATATTTCTTTCATAACTTTGTCAAAACAACACCTTACTTCCCATCCCTTTGTTTTTTGTTTTCTTGATTTTTACCAGGTTACTGTGTGAACATTTTGCATTTCTGTGATTCTGTCTGAACTCTGATATGTCAGCCTTATGCTTTAGTGTTAAATCTTGAAGGGAAGTTGTAATGCATGTGGAAACAATTTTCCGAAGTATGCATATTTGAGGACTTCTTATATATTCTCAACTTGCTTAAACCTTTTGGTGCAGTGGAAAGCGACCTGGTAGTGCTGCCAATGGATCTGGCAATCCTTCAAAGAAGGGCCGTGGAGCTGGTGGAATACAACATCAGCTTGTTAATAGAGCATTTGAAGGGTTATCTCATGGTGGAAGGAGTGGCGGGACAAGGGGCAGAGGCAGAGGGTGGGGTGGACGTGGAAGAGGAAGGGGTTACAACAGATAGCTTTTGCTTGTGGTGCACTGAGATAAAGTTCAGGAATGGGGATGGGTGACAATCTGAGATATGGACCATAGGCTTACGTACATGAGTACTGATGATGTATTGATTTCTTCTCTTCGACTAGGAACAAGTTTTTGTTCCGTTCAGGAAGCTAATTTCTCTCTCAATTTGTGGTGCACTAAAACATTGCTTAATCTGTTCCTCTGAAGAATGGCTCGGGATTAGGCACGGAATTTGTCCTTCCAAAAAAAAAAGTGCAGCAGCCCTGCATCTTGTGCGTGCATCCCATTGAAGATTGACTTCAGAGGAACCGCGTATGATTCTGATAGTGTATGACTCAATGACTGTTGTTGGAGACCCTTGTGAGAGACTATGAAACCATAAGATACTGATAAACCTTGTTACTGTCTTGTTAATTTTTATTAGCACTTTAAAAACTTTAATTCATTAGTTCTTGCAAATTTTTTTATGCTTCAAGTATACAGTGAATTAGTGATATTGTCTGCATG from Fragaria vesca subsp. vesca linkage group LG3, FraVesHawaii_1.0, whole genome shotgun sequence harbors:
- the LOC101312032 gene encoding apoptosis inhibitor 5-like — encoded protein: MAADPSDEAKHIEKLYEFGERLNESKDKSQNVEDYQGIISAAKTSMKAKQLAAQLIPRFFKFFPALSSPAIDTHLDLIEEEELGVRVQAIRGLPLFCKDTPEHISKIVDILVQLLHADEFVERDAVHKALMALLRQDVKASLTALFKHIGSVDEPSQDDIIREKVLSFIRDKVFPIKAEVLKPQEEMERHITDLIKKSLEDVTGAEFRMFMDFLKGLSIFGDKALKERMVELIGIIEGQADLDAQFNVSDADHIDRLISCLFMALPFIVRGASSSKFLNYLNKHILPVSDKLPDERRLDLLKALAEVAPFTTPQDSRQILPSVVQLLKKNMPRRKTGEEFNFTYVECLLYTFHHLAHKVPNATNSLCGYKIVTGQPSDRLGEDFTEQYKEFTERLSYVEELTRATMKKLTQGMAEKNKAMAAAKSDEAKDTIKTEKQNTTTGLRTCNNILAMTKALHSKAPSFIGDKSINLSWKEVPKPAVTSSTPATGGKRPGSAANGSGNPSKKGRGAGGIQHQLVNRAFEGLSHGGRSGGTRGRGRGWGGRGRGRGYNR